One genomic window of Quercus robur chromosome 6, dhQueRobu3.1, whole genome shotgun sequence includes the following:
- the LOC126690147 gene encoding uncharacterized protein LOC126690147 has protein sequence MASTGDQRDERCSRPPTGKFTSFTPLTGPIDQVLMQIKDEGALTFPGKLKGDPNKRPRDKYCRFHRDHGHDTANCYNLKQQIEALIRQGKLQRFVNKERTDLPQEQAPRRENERPRPPIGDIRMIVGGTTVSGSSKKARKTYLRMVHSVQLTGSVPKMPHIDNPVIGFSEDDSRRLHHPYDDALVVSLQIGDYNMHRVLVDNGSSADILYYLTFQQMRIDRE, from the coding sequence ATGGCTAGCACCGGAGATCAACGAGATGAAAGATGCTCTAGACCCCCCACTGGGAAGTTCACTAGCTTCACCCCATTAACCggcccgatagatcaagtcttAATGCAGATCAAAGATGAAGGAGCACTGACGTTCCCTGGAAAGCTAAAGGGAGATCCCAACAAGAGGCCAAGggacaagtattgtcgcttccaccgtgaccacgGGCATGACACAGCCAACTGCTACAATCTAAAACAGCAGATTGAGGCACTTATTAGACAAGGGAAGCTACAGAGGTTCGTCAACAAGGAAAGAACCGATTTGCCCCAGGAGCAAGCCCCACGACGGGAGAACGAGCGCCCTAGACCACCTATAGGGGACATAAGAATGATCGTAGGGGGCACAACCGTTAGCGGATCTTCCAAAAAAGCCCGTAAAACCTACCTCAGAATGGTTCATAGCGTCCAACTTACAGGATCCGTACCTAAAATGCCACATATAGATAACCCCGTCATCGGATTTTCAGAAGATGATTCTCGGAGACTTCATCATCCGTATGACGACGCACTTGTGGTCAGTTTGCAAATAGGAGATTATAACATGCATCGGGTCCTTGTCGACAATGGCAGCTCAGCGGACATCCTATACTACCTGAcattccagcaaatgaggattgatagggAATAG
- the LOC126690148 gene encoding uncharacterized protein LOC126690148 — protein MARTGDQRDERCSRPPTGKFTSFTPLAVLIDQVLMQIKDKGELKFSRKLKGDPNKRPRDKYCHFHRDNGHDTANCYDLKQQIEALIRQGKLQRFVNKERTNPPQEQAPRRENERPRPLVGDIRMIVGGTTTGRSSKKARKTYLRMVHSIQLKGSVPKMPQIDNPVIGFSEDDARRLHHPYDNTLVVSCK, from the coding sequence ATGGCTAGAACCGGAGATCAACGAGATGAAAGATGCTCTAGACCCCCCACAGGGAAGTTCACTAGCTTTACCCCATTAGCCGTCCTGATAGATCAAGTCTTAATGCAGATCAAAGATAAAGGAGAACTGAAGTTCTCTAGAAAGCTAAAGGGAGATCCCAACAAGAGGCCAAGGGACAAGTATTGCCACTTCCATCGTGACAACGGGCACGACACAGCCAACTGCTACGATCTAAAACAGCAGATTGAGGCTCTTATTAGACAAGGGAAGCTACAGAGGTTCGTCAACAAGGAAAGAACCAATCCGCCCCAGGAGCAAGCCCCACGACGGGAGAACGAGCGCCCTAGACCACTTGTAGGGGACATAAGAATGATTGTAGGGGGCACAACCACTGGcagatcttccaaaaaagcCCGTAAAACCTACCTTAGAATGGTTCATAGCATCCAACTTAAAGGATCCGTACCTAAAATGCCACAAATAGATAACCCCGTCATCGGATTTTCAGAAGATGATGCTCGGAGACTTCATCATCCGTATGACAACACACTTGTGGTCAGTTGCAAATAG
- the LOC126690149 gene encoding uncharacterized protein LOC126690149, protein MDEFDQEKTSFVASQGLFYYKVMPFGLKNAGATYQRLINKMFAHQIGRTVQVYVDDMLVKSLREDDHLDDLRETFDKLRSFNTKLNPNKCAFRVTMGKFLGFMVSQRGIKVNLEKLLAIMELEPPRTVKEVQSLNGKIAALNKFVSRAMNRCMPFFCTLRKSFEWMDECQTAFDNLKAYLSSPSLLSPSKPGEELYLYLAVSQAAVRAALVREEDGSQKPVYFMSRALRGAEERYPQMEKLAFALIITARKLKLYFQAHTIVVLMDKPLRKAISSLEAAGRMTLWAVELSEFDIQYCLRTVVKGRAGGAGVVIQTPEGDKIRCMIRLDFLPTNNEAEYEALVAGLDLAKVAGTENIVVHCDSQVVTSQINGGYECNNERMKRYLEEVKYRIGDLEVKFVQIPREENECADHLAKVVSVEFMLVPEQVLSFVQASSLIDDEMNMKVVDTERNWTTPLMSYLRTGVLPDEKDAARKLKVRASRFTLIKDVLYKRGFSQPYMRCLGYEEANYVMREIHEGICRNHSRAWSVVHKMIRTGYYWPTMLKDAQAYVKSCDKFGIDYFTKWVEAEALATITEKNIRSFVWRNIICKYGIPRVLVSDNSRQFDNNAFRDFCSELGIKNHYSSPAHPQANGQVEVTNQSFLKIIKTRLEGAKGVWLDELPSVLYAYRTTARTPTGETPFQLVYGSEAVIPAEVGLTSYQVKNYDKDKNEEAMHL, encoded by the exons atggATGAAtttgatcaagagaagacctccTTTGTTGCAAGCCAGGGACTATTTtactacaaggtgatgcctttcggaCTCAAAAATGCtggggcaacataccaaaggTTAATAAACAAGATGTTTGCGCACCAGATTGGCAGGACTgtacaagtttatgttgacGACATGTTGGTGAAGAGTCTGCGTGAAGACGATCACCTAGACGACCTCAGGGAGACCTTTGACAAACTCCGATCATTCAACACGAAGCTGAATCCAAACAAGTGCGCCTTCAGAGTGACGATGGGGAAATTCTTGGgcttcatggtgtcccaaagaggtATAAAGGTCAACCTGGAGAAGTTACTAGCCATAATGGAATTGGAACCACCAAGGACAGTAAAAGAGGTCCAGAGTTTGAATGGAAAAATCGCAGCCCTGAACAAGTTCGTCTCGAGAGCAATGAATAGATGCATGCCTTTCTTCTGCACTCTAAGAAAATCATTTGAGTGGATGGACGAATGCCAGACAGCATTTGACAACTTAAAGGCATATCTTTCCTCTCCATCGTTGCTCAGTCCATCCAAGCCAGGAGAAGagctttacttgtatttagccGTTTCACAGGCCGCTGTAAGAGCAGCTTTGGTAAGAGAGGAAGATGGATCGCAGAAACCAGTCTACTTTATGAGCCGAGCGCTCCGAGGGGCAGAAGAGAGGTACCCTCAAATGGAGAAGTTGGCTTTCGCGTTGATAATCACAGCGCGAAAACTCAAACTGTACTTCCAAGCACATACCATCGTTGTCTTGATGGACAAGCCCCTAAGAAAAGCTATAAGTAGTCTAGAGGCAGCAGGAAGAATGACTTTGTGGGCAGTGGAGCTCAGTGAGTTTGATATACAATACTGTCTGCGAACGGTTGTAAAAGG ACGAGCTGGAGGGGCCGGCGTGGTAATCCAAACCCCGGAAGGAGATAAGATCCGTTGTATGATCAGACTAGATTTCCTCCCAACCAACAACGAGGCAGAATATGAAGCCTTGGTGGCAGGGCTAGACCTCGCAAAAGTTGCAGGTACGGAAAACATAGTCGTACATTGTGACTCACAGGTAGTGACGAGTCAGATTAATGGCGGATACGAATGTAATAATGAAAGGATGAAGAGGTATCTAGAAGAAGTGAAGTACCGAATCGGCGACCTCGAAGTCAAATTCGtccaaatcccaagggaagaaaaCGAATGTGCCGACCATCTAGCAAAAGTTGTCTCAGTAGAATTTATGCTTGTCCCCGAACAGGTATTATCCTTTGTTCAAGCCTCCTCACTTATTGATGACGAAATGAATATGAAGGTAGTAGACACTGAACGCAATTGGACTACGCCATTGATGTCATATCTGAGAACCGGCGTGTTACCAGACGAGAAGGACGCCGCTAGAAAGTTGAAGGTCCGGGCATCACGATTTACGTTGATAAAAGATGTCTTATACAAAAGAGGGTTCTCTCAACCATACATGAGGTGTCTAGGCTATGAGGAAGCAAATTACGTAATGAGAGAAATCCATGAGGGCATTTGCAGAAACCACTCAAGAGCATGGTCGGTAGTACACAAGATGATCCGAACAGGATACTATTGGCCCACAATGCTGAAGGACGCGCAAGCTTATGTCAAGTCCTGTGACAAGT TTGGCATAGActatttcactaagtgggtagAAGCAGAGGCCTTAGCAACTATCACGGAGAAGAACATCCGAAGTTTTGTCTGGAGAAATATCATATGCAAGTATGGGATACCCAGAGTGCTGGTCTCAGACAACAGTAGGCAATTTGACAACAATGCATTCAGAGACTTCTGCTCGGAGctagggatcaagaatcactactcgtcGCCCGCACACCCACAAGCTAATGGGCAAGTAGAAGTCACGAACCAATCCTTTCTCAAGATAATCAAGACTCgactcgagggggcaaagggtgtCTGGCTGGACGAACTACCAAGCGTTCTATATGCATACCGGACTACAGCAAGAACACCCACTGGAGAAACGCCATTTCAACTAGTATACGGAAGTGAAGCTGTCATTCCCGCAGAAGTGGGGCTCACAAGCTACCAGGTGAAGAACTACGACAAGGATAAGAATGAAGAGGCCATGCACCTTtag